A stretch of the Ensifer sp. PDNC004 genome encodes the following:
- a CDS encoding urease accessory protein UreD, which translates to MDKAARIAPQRAWGKGRLVAKAALGHSRIAELYQEGCAKIRLPKTFDTSMEAVLINSSGGLTGGDRMIWEVAAGAETEVTVTTQACEKIYKASADTVEVATRIEVAAGARVDWLPQETILFDRASLSRSLEVELASDSTFLAVEAVLLGRKAMGEAVETGLFRDRWRIRSEGKLLHADNLALSGEVASLAQRKAVLDGAAAFATLLYVGPDCELQLPRLRSLVDGAAGVGISHFQVHGRDKLVARFVAPDGFALRKILIPVISHLRKQKTVPKVWVL; encoded by the coding sequence ATGGACAAGGCAGCACGCATCGCCCCGCAGCGGGCCTGGGGCAAGGGACGGCTGGTCGCCAAGGCGGCGCTCGGCCACAGCCGCATTGCCGAACTCTACCAGGAAGGCTGCGCCAAGATCCGCCTGCCGAAGACCTTCGACACCTCGATGGAGGCAGTGCTCATCAATTCTTCCGGCGGGCTTACCGGCGGCGACCGGATGATCTGGGAGGTCGCGGCAGGGGCCGAAACCGAGGTGACGGTGACGACGCAGGCCTGCGAGAAGATCTACAAGGCGAGCGCCGATACCGTCGAAGTGGCGACCCGCATCGAGGTTGCCGCCGGCGCTCGCGTCGACTGGCTGCCGCAAGAGACGATCCTCTTCGACCGGGCCTCGCTCTCGCGCTCGCTGGAGGTGGAACTTGCCTCAGACTCGACGTTTCTCGCGGTCGAAGCGGTGCTGCTCGGCCGCAAGGCAATGGGCGAGGCAGTTGAAACCGGGCTCTTCCGCGATCGCTGGCGTATCCGTAGCGAGGGCAAACTGCTGCATGCGGACAATCTCGCCCTATCAGGAGAAGTCGCCAGTCTCGCCCAGCGCAAGGCGGTGCTCGATGGTGCGGCTGCCTTTGCCACGCTGCTCTATGTCGGTCCGGACTGCGAACTCCAACTGCCGCGTCTTCGGTCGCTCGTCGATGGCGCAGCGGGCGTCGGCATCAGCCATTTTCAGGTCCATGGCCGCGACAAGCTGGTTGCCCGTTTCGTGGCGCCGGATGGCTTCGCGCTCAGAAAAATCCTCATCCCGGTTATTTCGCACTTGCGCAAGCAGAAGACTGTGCCGAAAGTCTGGGTACTCTAG
- a CDS encoding urease subunit gamma, with product MNLTPREKDKLLISMAAMVARRRLERGVKLNHPEAIALITDFVVEGARDGRSVAELMEAGAQVLTREQVMEGIAEMIHDIQIEATFPDGTKLVTVHEPIR from the coding sequence ATGAATCTTACCCCGCGCGAGAAAGACAAACTGCTGATTTCGATGGCGGCCATGGTTGCCCGCAGGCGCCTGGAGCGCGGCGTGAAACTCAACCACCCGGAAGCGATCGCGCTGATCACCGATTTCGTCGTCGAGGGCGCGCGCGACGGGCGCTCGGTCGCCGAACTGATGGAGGCGGGTGCGCAGGTGCTGACGCGCGAGCAGGTGATGGAGGGCATCGCTGAGATGATCCATGACATCCAGATCGAGGCGACGTTTCCGGACGGAACCAAGCTCGTCACCGTGCACGAGCCGATCCGCTAG
- a CDS encoding urease subunit beta, with the protein MIPGEIIAAAGEIELNVGLDTTTIEVANTGDRPIQVGSHYHFAETNAGLQFDRKAAYGRRLDIPAGTAVRFEPGQTRQVTLIPLSGKREVYGFRQQVMGKL; encoded by the coding sequence ATGATCCCAGGAGAAATCATCGCGGCCGCCGGAGAGATCGAGCTCAATGTCGGCCTCGATACGACGACGATCGAAGTCGCCAATACCGGCGACCGCCCGATCCAGGTCGGCAGCCACTATCACTTCGCCGAAACCAATGCGGGACTGCAGTTCGACCGCAAGGCCGCCTACGGTCGCCGGCTCGACATTCCCGCCGGCACGGCCGTGCGGTTCGAGCCGGGCCAGACGCGCCAGGTGACGCTGATACCGCTTTCCGGCAAACGCGAGGTCTATGGCTTCCGCCAGCAGGTGATGGGCAAGCTATGA
- a CDS encoding lysozyme inhibitor LprI family protein, with protein MRALPVLGLLLVLAAPAFAEDEPDVDSANAITQPDLNDCAYREYEAADAELNAVYRQAMTAAQNVDKELEGADIGAVEALKTAQRAWIGYRDGQCEFAGFQARGGQAEPMLVSGCLAQLTQKRTAELNEFLETQGN; from the coding sequence ATGAGGGCGCTGCCGGTTCTCGGGCTGCTTCTGGTGCTTGCTGCGCCGGCGTTCGCCGAGGACGAGCCGGACGTGGATAGTGCGAATGCGATTACTCAGCCGGATCTGAATGACTGCGCCTACCGGGAATATGAAGCGGCCGACGCGGAATTGAATGCAGTCTACCGGCAGGCGATGACGGCGGCGCAGAATGTCGACAAGGAGCTGGAAGGCGCCGATATCGGCGCGGTCGAGGCGCTGAAGACGGCGCAGCGCGCCTGGATCGGCTATCGCGACGGCCAGTGCGAGTTCGCCGGCTTCCAGGCCCGTGGCGGCCAGGCGGAGCCGATGCTGGTTTCGGGCTGCCTTGCCCAGCTCACGCAGAAGCGCACCGCCGAACTCAACGAATTTCTCGAAACCCAAGGGAACTGA
- a CDS encoding Urease operon accessory protein, whose protein sequence is MQGRRVIMIVGNGEVPDGAGATIDNADLVVRFNDCRSVGSGGHRTDIVAVCNTGRPGISMLGGGRWKTNATVRQAREIWCVRSGAKFAAMRAGLAETHPDLDDFCDDYTVGFESFARSTNRGFRVVPVDVHEQVEQDLAGFSPGPYVVPSSGMIVIADILAHLATPDDDVVLAGFGHVGWEWHPFAAERRHVDALAAGGRLRRLHPVSSSSQGA, encoded by the coding sequence TTGCAGGGTCGCCGCGTCATCATGATCGTGGGCAATGGCGAGGTGCCTGACGGCGCCGGCGCCACGATCGATAATGCCGATCTCGTCGTGCGCTTCAACGATTGCCGCTCTGTCGGCTCCGGCGGCCACAGGACCGATATCGTCGCCGTCTGCAACACCGGGCGTCCGGGGATTTCCATGCTCGGCGGTGGCCGCTGGAAGACGAACGCCACGGTGCGCCAGGCGCGGGAGATCTGGTGCGTTCGCTCCGGCGCGAAGTTTGCCGCGATGCGCGCCGGGCTTGCGGAAACGCATCCGGACCTCGACGATTTCTGCGACGATTACACAGTCGGTTTCGAGAGCTTCGCCCGCTCGACCAACCGCGGCTTTCGCGTTGTTCCGGTCGACGTGCACGAGCAGGTGGAGCAGGATCTCGCCGGCTTTTCGCCAGGCCCTTACGTCGTTCCGTCGAGCGGGATGATCGTGATTGCCGATATCCTCGCGCATCTTGCGACGCCTGACGACGATGTCGTTCTTGCCGGCTTCGGTCATGTCGGCTGGGAATGGCATCCCTTTGCCGCCGAGCGTCGCCATGTCGATGCGCTTGCGGCCGGCGGCCGTCTTCGCCGCCTCCATCCCGTTTCTTCTTCGTCCCAAGGAGCCTGA
- the ureC gene encoding urease subunit alpha yields MPYKMSRAAYANMFGPTVGDKVRLADTELFVEVEKDFTTYGEEVKFGGGKVIRDGMGQSQMTRAEGAVDTVITNALIVDHWGIVKADIGLKDGRIAGIGKAGNPDTQPGVTVIVGPGTEVIAGEGKIITAGGMDSHIHYICPQQIEEALVSGLTTMLGGGAGPGHGTLATTCTSGPWHLARMIEAADGFPMNIAFAGKGNASRPGALVEMVLAGATSLKLHEDWGSTPAAIDCCLGVADEYDVQVMIHTDTLNESGFVEDTIAAIKGRTIHAFHTEGAGGGHAPDIIKICGQPNVIPSSTNPTRPYTKNTLAEHLDMLMVCHHLSPSIPEDIAFAESRIRKETIAAEDILHDIGAFSIISSDSQAMGRVGEVAIRTWQTADKMKRQRGPLPQETGDNDNFRVKRYIAKYTINPAIAHGLSHEIGSIEVGKRADLVLWNPAFFGVKPDFVLLGGSIAMAPMGDPNASIPTPQPVHYRPMFAAYGKNRTSSSVTFVSQASLDAGLAAKLGVAKQLVAVRNTRGGIGKASMIHNNLLPHIEVDPETYEVRADGELLTCEPATVLPMAQRYFLF; encoded by the coding sequence ATGCCTTACAAGATGTCGCGCGCGGCCTATGCCAACATGTTCGGCCCGACGGTCGGCGACAAGGTGCGGCTCGCCGATACCGAACTCTTCGTCGAGGTGGAGAAGGATTTCACCACCTATGGCGAGGAGGTGAAGTTCGGCGGCGGCAAGGTCATTCGCGACGGCATGGGGCAAAGCCAGATGACGCGCGCCGAGGGCGCCGTCGATACTGTTATCACCAACGCGCTGATCGTCGACCACTGGGGCATCGTCAAGGCGGATATCGGCCTCAAGGACGGACGCATCGCCGGCATCGGCAAGGCCGGCAACCCGGACACGCAACCGGGCGTCACCGTCATCGTCGGTCCCGGCACGGAGGTCATTGCGGGCGAAGGCAAGATCATCACCGCCGGCGGCATGGACAGCCACATCCACTACATCTGCCCGCAGCAGATCGAGGAAGCACTGGTGAGCGGGCTGACCACCATGCTTGGTGGCGGCGCCGGGCCGGGGCATGGCACGCTTGCGACCACCTGCACCTCCGGTCCCTGGCATCTCGCCCGCATGATCGAGGCGGCCGACGGCTTCCCGATGAACATCGCCTTTGCCGGCAAGGGCAATGCGTCGCGGCCGGGCGCGCTGGTGGAAATGGTGCTTGCCGGCGCCACCTCGCTGAAGCTGCATGAGGACTGGGGCTCGACGCCGGCGGCGATTGATTGCTGCCTCGGCGTTGCCGACGAATACGACGTGCAGGTGATGATCCATACCGACACGCTGAACGAGAGCGGCTTCGTTGAGGATACCATCGCGGCGATCAAGGGCCGCACCATCCACGCCTTTCACACGGAAGGGGCGGGCGGCGGCCACGCGCCCGATATCATCAAGATCTGCGGCCAGCCGAACGTCATTCCGTCCTCGACCAACCCGACGCGGCCCTACACCAAGAATACGCTCGCCGAGCATCTCGACATGCTGATGGTCTGCCACCACCTGTCGCCGTCGATCCCCGAGGACATCGCTTTCGCCGAGAGCCGCATCCGCAAGGAAACGATCGCCGCCGAGGACATCCTGCACGACATTGGCGCCTTCTCGATCATCTCGTCCGACAGCCAGGCGATGGGCCGCGTCGGCGAGGTGGCGATCCGCACCTGGCAAACCGCCGACAAGATGAAGCGCCAGCGTGGCCCGCTGCCGCAGGAAACCGGCGACAACGACAATTTCCGGGTGAAGCGCTATATCGCCAAATACACGATCAATCCGGCGATCGCCCACGGCCTCAGCCATGAGATCGGCTCGATCGAGGTTGGCAAGCGCGCCGATCTCGTCCTCTGGAACCCGGCCTTCTTCGGCGTGAAGCCCGACTTCGTGCTGCTGGGCGGCTCGATCGCGATGGCGCCGATGGGCGATCCGAACGCCTCCATTCCGACGCCGCAACCGGTGCACTACCGGCCGATGTTTGCCGCCTATGGCAAGAACCGCACCAGCTCCTCCGTCACTTTCGTGTCGCAGGCCTCGCTCGATGCCGGCCTTGCCGCCAAGCTCGGCGTCGCCAAGCAGCTCGTGGCGGTCCGCAACACCCGCGGCGGCATCGGCAAGGCGTCGATGATCCACAACAACCTGCTGCCCCATATCGAGGTGGACCCGGAGACCTACGAGGTGCGCGCCGACGGCGAACTTCTGACCTGCGAGCCGGCGACGGTCCTGCCGATGGCACAGCGCTACTTCCTGTTCTAG
- a CDS encoding TIGR02117 family protein has product MKRGLKWAFLGLLAAVLAVVTGTLLPRPLLPVAVSATGTEGTRILLLSGPIHTDIAIPLTDETRARFGFVEAAGVPLAHPQAEWLIFGWGGRSFYLETPAWSELKAGPVFKALTLDRSVMHVDIAGRIVEPQAAVSGFELNEAGYDRLLEFVAESFTREAGAVVPVEGFSYNGNDRFFEAGGSFNALLGCNTWTARALREAGLRTGLWNPVPPSLGLSLRLHN; this is encoded by the coding sequence ATGAAGCGTGGCCTGAAATGGGCTTTCCTCGGCTTGCTGGCGGCGGTGCTTGCCGTCGTCACAGGAACCCTGCTGCCGCGGCCGCTCCTGCCGGTTGCCGTGTCTGCGACCGGAACCGAGGGCACCCGCATCCTTCTGCTTTCCGGCCCGATCCACACGGACATCGCCATACCCCTGACGGACGAGACCCGGGCGCGGTTCGGGTTTGTCGAGGCGGCCGGCGTACCGCTTGCGCATCCGCAGGCCGAATGGCTGATCTTCGGTTGGGGCGGGCGCTCCTTCTATCTGGAAACGCCGGCCTGGTCGGAGCTGAAGGCCGGGCCGGTGTTCAAGGCACTGACACTCGACCGCTCGGTCATGCATGTGGATATCGCCGGCCGGATCGTCGAGCCGCAGGCGGCTGTCTCCGGCTTCGAGCTGAACGAAGCGGGATACGATCGGCTGCTCGAATTTGTGGCCGAGAGCTTCACCCGCGAGGCCGGAGCCGTCGTTCCGGTCGAAGGTTTTTCCTACAATGGCAACGACCGCTTCTTCGAGGCTGGCGGCAGCTTCAACGCGCTCTTGGGCTGCAACACATGGACGGCGCGGGCGTTGCGAGAGGCAGGCTTGAGGACGGGCCTGTGGAACCCCGTTCCGCCAAGTCTTGGGTTGTCGCTGCGGCTCCATAACTGA
- a CDS encoding peroxiredoxin: MLGRKVPAVTFRTRVRDEAVGGSNPFRWEDVSSDDYFAGKRVVLFSLPGAFTPTCSTFQLPDFEKLTVDFRAEGIDEIYCISVNDAFVMNAWGKSQSLENVKLIPDGSGEFTRKMGMLVAKDNLGFGMRSWRYAAVVNNGVVEQWFEEEGYSDNCDSDPYGVSSPQNILETLKSQKLAA; this comes from the coding sequence ATGCTTGGCAGAAAAGTACCCGCTGTAACGTTCCGCACCCGCGTTCGCGACGAGGCCGTTGGCGGCTCGAACCCGTTCCGCTGGGAGGACGTGTCCTCCGACGATTACTTCGCCGGCAAGCGCGTCGTGCTGTTCTCGCTGCCGGGCGCGTTCACGCCGACCTGCTCGACTTTCCAATTGCCCGACTTCGAAAAGCTGACGGTCGATTTCCGCGCCGAAGGCATTGACGAGATCTACTGCATCTCGGTCAACGATGCTTTCGTCATGAACGCCTGGGGCAAGTCCCAGAGCCTCGAAAACGTCAAGCTGATCCCGGATGGTTCCGGCGAGTTCACTCGCAAGATGGGCATGCTCGTTGCCAAGGACAACCTCGGCTTCGGCATGCGCTCCTGGCGCTACGCTGCCGTCGTCAACAACGGCGTTGTCGAGCAGTGGTTCGAGGAAGAAGGCTATTCCGACAACTGCGACAGCGACCCCTATGGCGTGTCCTCGCCGCAGAACATTCTGGAGACGCTGAAGTCCCAGAAGCTCGCCGCCTGA
- a CDS encoding putative quinol monooxygenase: MVYIIAYLTAHPGKGDEVVSLAAPLIEATRREAGCITYDLYRKPAEPDVLVFVETWKDKAAVDAHFEEPHLKAFQAAMADLLVEARIELVTPEKVEVL; the protein is encoded by the coding sequence ATGGTTTACATTATCGCCTACCTGACCGCGCACCCGGGCAAGGGGGATGAGGTGGTGTCGCTTGCAGCACCGCTGATCGAGGCCACGCGGCGCGAAGCCGGCTGCATCACCTATGATCTCTATCGCAAACCGGCCGAACCCGATGTGCTGGTGTTTGTCGAGACCTGGAAGGACAAGGCAGCCGTCGACGCGCATTTCGAGGAACCGCATCTGAAGGCTTTTCAGGCGGCGATGGCCGATCTGCTGGTCGAGGCGCGCATCGAGCTCGTGACGCCGGAAAAGGTCGAGGTTCTCTGA
- the ureE gene encoding urease accessory protein UreE translates to MPYRSTEVLSPGPAEIVPLHSVTLTHDARHLRRKLLHLENDDVVMLDLKEAVMLADGDLLVLEGGGHIRIVAAPEALYEIRPRDAMHLIELAWHLGNRHLPAQFEENRILIARDPVIRQMLEGLGAAVSEISLPFHPLRGAYHSGGHNHGHSHHHHD, encoded by the coding sequence ATGCCCTATCGTTCGACAGAGGTTCTCTCGCCCGGCCCTGCCGAAATTGTGCCGCTTCATAGCGTGACATTGACGCATGACGCGCGGCATCTGCGCCGCAAATTGCTGCATCTCGAAAACGACGATGTGGTGATGCTGGATCTCAAGGAAGCGGTGATGCTCGCCGACGGCGACCTCCTGGTGCTCGAGGGGGGCGGCCATATCCGCATCGTCGCGGCACCGGAAGCGCTCTATGAAATTCGCCCACGCGACGCGATGCATCTGATCGAGCTTGCCTGGCATCTCGGCAATCGCCATTTGCCGGCACAGTTCGAAGAAAACCGCATCCTGATTGCCCGCGATCCGGTGATCCGCCAGATGCTCGAAGGCCTGGGCGCGGCGGTGAGCGAGATCTCGTTGCCTTTCCATCCGCTGCGCGGCGCCTACCATTCCGGCGGCCACAACCATGGCCATAGCCACCACCACCATGACTGA
- a CDS encoding urease accessory protein UreF: protein MTERVDTQALLRLVTWMSPAFPVGAFSYSSGLEQAVHDRLVTDDGALRIWLETVVSQGSGWNDALLLAESYCAVNDHARLAAAAELAEALAGSRERHMETMLQGQAFVAAARSWPHPVLHALPQSVAYPVAVGAVAGAHETGLEPALAAYLNASVSNAVSVAIRCGVIGQRDGVGVIAALEPAIATTAVKAAGASLEDLGSATITADISALRHESLHSRLFRS, encoded by the coding sequence ATGACTGAGCGGGTCGACACTCAAGCGCTGCTTCGCCTCGTGACATGGATGTCGCCGGCCTTTCCGGTCGGCGCCTTTTCCTATTCCAGCGGGCTCGAGCAGGCCGTTCACGACCGTCTGGTGACCGACGACGGCGCGCTTCGCATCTGGCTTGAGACCGTCGTCTCTCAGGGCTCCGGCTGGAACGACGCGCTGCTTCTGGCCGAGAGCTATTGCGCCGTGAACGACCATGCCCGTCTGGCTGCCGCGGCAGAGCTTGCCGAAGCCCTGGCGGGGAGCCGCGAGCGCCATATGGAAACGATGCTGCAGGGTCAGGCGTTCGTCGCGGCAGCGCGGTCGTGGCCACATCCGGTTCTCCATGCGCTGCCACAGAGTGTCGCCTATCCGGTCGCCGTCGGTGCCGTTGCCGGCGCCCATGAAACGGGCCTCGAGCCGGCGCTTGCCGCCTACCTCAACGCCTCGGTCTCGAACGCCGTTTCCGTGGCGATCCGCTGCGGCGTAATCGGCCAGCGCGATGGCGTCGGCGTCATCGCAGCACTCGAACCGGCCATCGCCACGACTGCCGTCAAGGCGGCCGGCGCCTCGCTGGAGGATCTCGGCTCGGCCACGATAACAGCGGATATTTCGGCGCTCAGACACGAGAGCCTGCATTCGCGGCTCTTCCGTTCGTAA
- the ureG gene encoding urease accessory protein UreG yields MASKNGPLRVGIGGPVGSGKTALTDKLCKAMREKYSVAVVTNDIYTKEDAEALVRMQALPSDRIVGVETGGCPHTAIREDATINLQAIADLNRRIPDLDVVFIESGGDNLAATFSPDLADLTIYVISVCQGEEIPRKGGPGITKSDLLVINKKDLAPYVGADLDVMQRDATRMRAEKPFVFTDMKRGDGINRIVDFLTLHGGL; encoded by the coding sequence ATGGCATCGAAGAACGGTCCCCTTCGCGTCGGCATCGGCGGGCCGGTGGGCTCGGGCAAGACGGCGCTGACCGACAAGCTCTGCAAGGCGATGCGGGAGAAGTACTCCGTCGCCGTCGTCACCAACGACATCTACACCAAGGAAGATGCCGAGGCGCTGGTGCGCATGCAGGCGCTGCCGTCCGATCGCATCGTCGGGGTGGAGACCGGCGGGTGCCCGCATACGGCGATCCGCGAGGACGCCACGATCAATCTGCAGGCGATCGCCGATCTCAACCGCCGCATTCCCGACCTCGATGTCGTCTTCATCGAATCCGGCGGTGACAATCTCGCGGCGACCTTTTCGCCCGATCTCGCCGACCTGACGATCTATGTCATTTCGGTCTGCCAGGGCGAAGAGATCCCGCGCAAGGGCGGGCCGGGCATTACCAAGTCCGACCTTCTGGTCATCAACAAGAAGGATCTCGCCCCTTACGTCGGCGCCGATCTCGACGTGATGCAGCGGGATGCGACGCGCATGCGGGCGGAAAAGCCCTTCGTCTTTACCGACATGAAGCGCGGCGACGGCATCAACCGGATCGTCGATTTCCTGACGCTGCACGGCGGGCTTTGA
- a CDS encoding Crp/Fnr family transcriptional regulator yields the protein MKTLRLNSNDRAVLLGSCFFEKLPAAASSAILDDVVVSTHEEHDILFGQGEALDHVFFVLSGLVRLYRLGKDGREADIAVFPKGELFGESAMFLGNRATANAQAVETTMLARIDSRRLRKLAEQSPEIADALMQLLCRHAQMAEDCLAEDRLLTAPQRVASYILGNCPDGITNFSFRLPFQKNVLAGKLGLAPEALSRAFSALRRSGVTVKGRVIEIHDRQALERF from the coding sequence ATGAAGACGTTGCGATTGAACTCGAACGACAGAGCGGTGCTGCTCGGCTCCTGCTTTTTCGAAAAGCTGCCGGCGGCGGCATCGAGCGCCATTCTCGATGATGTCGTGGTTTCCACCCACGAGGAGCACGACATACTGTTTGGCCAGGGCGAGGCGCTGGACCATGTATTCTTCGTGCTTTCCGGCCTGGTGCGGCTTTACCGGCTGGGCAAGGATGGTCGCGAAGCGGATATCGCCGTCTTCCCGAAGGGCGAGCTTTTCGGCGAAAGCGCCATGTTCCTTGGCAACCGCGCCACCGCCAACGCCCAGGCGGTCGAGACGACGATGCTCGCGCGCATCGACAGCCGCAGGCTTCGCAAGCTGGCCGAACAGTCACCCGAGATCGCCGACGCGCTGATGCAGCTTCTGTGCCGACACGCGCAAATGGCCGAGGATTGCCTGGCCGAAGATCGGCTGCTGACGGCGCCGCAGCGGGTCGCAAGCTACATTCTCGGCAATTGCCCCGACGGCATCACCAACTTTTCCTTCCGCCTGCCCTTCCAGAAGAATGTGCTGGCCGGCAAGCTGGGCCTGGCGCCCGAGGCACTCTCGCGCGCCTTCTCGGCCCTTCGCCGCTCCGGCGTCACCGTCAAGGGCCGCGTCATCGAGATCCACGACCGGCAGGCGCTGGAGCGCTTCTGA